A window of Pecten maximus chromosome 12, xPecMax1.1, whole genome shotgun sequence genomic DNA:
TTCAAGGTTATTTTCGACTTGAAGGTCTTTTGTTCAATCTTTCTATCAGAACTACCTTGTGTATAAATACGAATATCAAAACTGTATTTGAAGCGTTAATGAAGCGTGTCCAGTGGTTCCATGGCCACACTCCATCGCGTGTATGACCTATGTGGTGTATGTATGACTGGACACGTTAACCTCTTCGCCCCACATGGCGGTCATCATCAGTTAGATGAAGACATATCACCCTCGTTACTGTGATCGTCAGCTAAGGTGCAAACTCATTGTAGACATTTAGTGTCCATCATCAAACCTATCAATCAATGGACTCGGCGAGGAGACGTCATACCAAGCTCGTCCGAAATCAGTGACTGATCGTCATACTAACGCCTGTAGGTAGTACTCAACAGTTCGTCAGGTATATGTACTTATAGTGTACAGTACGTCGATATATTACTACTTAAGTTGACAAGAAAATCACCAGCAAATGTCATCCGTAGGTACTCAGTAAGCTCGTTTATTCGAATCAAATGTATTCGTTAAAATATTGGAAAGACATACGATGGAATAAAAATATTACTAAGCTGATACTGCAAGCTTAATACTAGGGGATTGATCACTAGTACAgagataataaaatataaaacgaTATGGacatttttctgaaatataCAAAGATTATGTAAACATTTCTGAAAGTTAAATACagcaataaaataaaatacagatttaaaacatttggttgcaacaaaataaaatgtattttattcgGAAACAAGTATTACTATCATTACATCTACTGAAATCTCTGAATAATGTTCTGAATCACCGTTCTGAATGCTTCCTTGTTATGTTGGTGGGATTATGATATGTTTGTTTCTGGAAGTCAACCGTGACAATAACTAACTAGTTAGGCAGGAATGTAATCTAATAAAGTTAATTCCAGAAATATTATTTTGCAGACACTTGTTAGCTGTACTTTGTTCGAAACATTATATTTGCAAACACTTAATGTCTTTGTAGTAACATTGTGAGTAGCCATCAAATCTAATAATACACTTTTCGTCCcgaaaatgtatttgtaaatatttgctAGCtagatgggcttattatcaaaATCTTATGTTCATGGCAGATAATTAACCTTCTAGCCGCATGTTAATGGGTGATATATAAAGATATTCCATCTAGCGCAAGTTCTATAGACTCATATTCGATTCCTAGAATTTGAGGAAAGTTACGTGTACATATATCCCAATAACAGATTGCATCACATGATTGCAGATGATAAATCTCAAATATGTAGCTATTACAAGTTTTAGTTGCAGAAAGGTAAACATGGTGTCCGCTGATGGATACAGATGACACATAAACTGAGTAGGTAGGGATGGTGATACACACATGGGTCATTAAGGTGATCTATACTTGTTAGGTAGTGGTGACACTGCGTGATCTATAGGTATATCAATAATCGTTAGATTTCCCATTAATCTCATGATTAGTACATGGCAGCCTGTCAAAAACCTGATATATCTAGGACCCCGAGAGTGAGGACAGGGACAAAACGTAAGAAAGATATTGAAAGAAAGACTATCACTAATATACGGACAGAAAGTCTATGCATATTCgtatattaaatacaattacagtttaacaacatttctggtaaaactcaTTTGACAAACATTTTTGAAACTCTATAGCATTCTTTAGCCTCTTCCTAGCTGCCTAAGGCACTCACACAAACACGTTTTGAAATAAAGAGAATTGAGATTTACACTGACCaggtgattaagctaatcaacTTTTAAGCAATGGGCACTGGTATATCCACATTATAACATTATCTTAGAACAATAATATTGCTTTACGacaatgaaatttattttcgaCCATTTATTTAATGAACATCTGCAATTAATAGGGTGCATTTTCAACATCAGGCAACTTGATCATTGTGACGTAGCAGAATTATATACCAACCGAGGGATCCGTCGTAAATACCCTTTACAATGCTAGCCTAATTACATAAATACTAATTTGTGTCATATTGATAAAAGATCATTTGAAATATCAGTAGAAATCAGACGATTCCAATGATGGAAATTAAATATCCACATGGCAGTGTTAATATGAATAGGTTTATTTTACCTTTACAATTTGACCTTCTTAGacttatataacattttaaaacgtaATGGAAGTCATGTTACATTGTTTGGCGAGTGTTACCTTTGGCCATAAAAATGTTAAAGGAGGTTGAAATTAATCTGTTTCGggttaaattaattttaattgtatGCAGTTTCTCGTTCTCTGATAGGCGTGGTGTATTACAAGATATGAATAGTTAAGTTGGAAGTCTAAATGCATAAATACATTGTCACATTTCGAAAGGTGGATCTCGTTAACGTGACCCGAGACAAACAAGAAAATACAATTGTATTCGTAAACTCTAGATCAGTTTCAGATATACCTGGCCATACCTGTCAGTTAGGACTCACATTTATCATAAAGGTCACAAGGTCAGCTAATTAATACGCTGGTTCATCAACTGATGTAGACACCTGTGCTGTATCACACGGCTGGTTGGTTGTTAAGAACACGATACTTCAAGATTTCTAATTAAGGCAAGAACCGAGAAACAATGATGTTTCAAACATCATGATATCACGTTTTTATAAGAGATACAGGAAAAATAAGgatattatgttttaaaatgtcaaacCAAATATAAGTAAATAAAGACAAGATTATTTAAACATTGCTTAGAGGACAGGTGTATTGATGGTTATCCAGAAATCATTTGCTATATCGCCGAAAGTATGATACGGTTGTagaattcagaaaaaaaatataaaaaaaaataataatgataataataaaaaccaGTTTTGCAAATGGCTGTACATATTAAAGATAATTtcttaacattttattattttaacaaaagacatacattttaaacagtgggaaaaaaagaaaaacgaaatcaataattaaaatttgtaattttgtaaaagACAGCACATATTAACACACaaggattaaaaaaaatcaacatcacAATTATGGACCTATTTGAGAATAGAGCCATACATGTCATGTTTGTtaatcaatttcattaaaaatattcttGCTATTCCGCCTCACTACGACACACTTCGATACAACTGGAGTGTTTCCTAGAGGAACGAAATtacatgtttaattttaattattttaattaggTTGGACTACTTATTAAAGAGCATAGGTGCATTATATTTTTTAACTCCGGCAGTAGGCCAAATTTCCTTTATcagtttcagaaaaaaaaagtaaaaagaaaaaaacgttTATTGTTTGCaacatattaaatgtatacctATGGTAATTTGCTGGAAGTTCGAAAGATCTCATAGGCAGAGTGAACTACTTCAAGGgggtatttttttaaatgctaaTGACTTAAACGTAGCTGAcgaaatataaaacatcaactGTGACAGCAACGGGAGCTTAATTTAATCGCACTGCCTTGAACTCCCGAGATGTCCAGCGGTCGCCATTTCGTTTCTATTTGCCGTGGAGAAGCGGACTTAGATGTCAAGTTGATAACGCGGTTGTCATGTCTTTATCCCCTCAGTATCTCCACGCTGTAGTTGTTTAACTAAATAAAAAGGCTTTATGTTAAATAGCCTTCATTAATTTTTACTAAATCTACTTACTGTCAGCATACACAAAGACACACTTTGCATTTTCCGTACATTAATTctcaaaattgatttaaaccaGAAAAGTACATGATGTGCGTTTACTGGTGACGATCCAGGaataatttaatgaaatattcgtACATAATTCTTCTTCTTCATGAAAATGTCAGATGAaggaaaatgaaacaaacaaatgacAAAATCGCCATCttacatatttatcatatgcatagttatattttatcatcataTTTAACCCCAGCTGAGGCCACGCTCCTTTTTCTTCACAATCTGATGCTTTCATATAGAAATGATTTACACCTGCTTAATATGAACAATGCTCACTTATGCCGCGTAAATTAGTAAATTAATAGTTTAAAACTTAAGATATGAGTGTTAAGAGAAATTATTGCACGTGTCAAAAGCAAACGGTTAAAGTACGACATCTGAATGACACAATCGGCATACAACTACGGTGTTGAAtcacgtacatgtattataaagaACTTAAACCTAAGTAAACTATTCATTCCACACATATTGTTTTTGTCCCGAGATATGTTTTGGAAGTATCTTTCCTTTTATTTTGATTCTCTTTGCACATGCAGAGATAGCCACTGACTTGGATACAGTAAAccataacatattttattattactattcgcttggctatttttttttattccatattgtaatgtacataatataaatCTAACGTAACATAGAAACACCCAGAACAAGCAAAGATACAGCAAGGAGTATACCATTACTTTGAGGGTGGCTATTATGATAAGATACTAAATATCccctaaatacatgtatttcgttCTTTTATAATTGAATTACACACtttatttacaatacatatggtggataataataaatatataagttaATATTGGGAGCCATATGGTACATCTTGTATAACTAAGCGTCGTCTGTGTTGTGCTGTATTAAAGATACGTGAGGCCTGGTAAACGCTGACAGGCCAATGACGACACATGCGGACCTCACACAAGCACGAGACCTCTTCACCTCCTATTCGAGCTTAAGGCATTAAACATTGAAAACAATGTTTCCTCATACCTCTGTGGTGTTAGGAACGCTAGCAATAAAGCGCACTGCCCCACCACTCACATTCCTCGATTGCCGATATTCAATAAGTCGTATTTTATGTGCATATTAAACCATCTCGCGCGCTTGATTTATTCGAAGAACAAATGGGTTGTTGAAATGACTATCAGCCCTATGTACTCTTTCATTTGCGAATTTAAACATCTAATTTTCTTTGGCAGCTTGACTGGTAGCTGTCGTCAACTCCGTAACAAGCTAATTCTAATATTAttaaaatactaaaaaaaatcGCCGAAGATGCCGCCAATTGGGACATTGCAATGTTAAACCACAAATTTGAAGCAACAGTAATTCGCTATTAACCGTTTTCAATACAaatgatatgtttgtataattggGTTGGTGGGTATTGTCGGTAACTAACACGACAAAAACACGTATAGTGTACAGGCTTCAGTGGTATGCTTCTCTTACCTCTGTCAGGGTAAATATATCGGTTTTGCTTGAAAACACGAGCGCAAGACGACATCGGTGAGGTATTTAATACCTCTTACTCAACTAAACCCAATATACATATCGTCACTTGTCTACATTGGTCTGTCTAATGTAATACTATAGCGCCAGTCAGCTTTTGTAGACACATTTATGGTATTTTCCCCAACACACAATCGTTTTCCTTTGCCATGGTAACTGACAAAAATTATCTTATATCACACTACCACAATTGAATTTACAACATTCTTGAGCGATAAGacaagaaaagaaataaaaatagaCGTACgttttaaaaacttatttctaaaatatgtttttagtAAACAGAAAGGCAGAACATGACTAGAATATACCAAATAAACTGTACAAGTACGTGATATCATCCGTCATTGTTCTTATATAGATGAATCCGTAGATGAGCGTCTTTTTTACAAAAAAGTTCCTCtcatttaatatgataaaaGGAGATAACTGGGATCTAATATGCACAATGTAGTATGTAGGATAGGTTACACCACCGTAAATATTTCACGCACTAACCTTTCTATTATTTCATGTATTGTAAATCtttttaacatttataaaaaatgaGTCTGCTAGGACATATTCttaaattttgaaagaaatgtGTCTCTTATTTGTCAtaagttatttcccttttatCCAGTTTTCAGCTTGTTTTATCCTGAAACTGTTATGTAAGGAATGGTATCGGTGTCtgttaattacaaaatataacaataaaaatgaatacaattacGTAAATATAAGAAATGTGAGGATAACTAAAACTAAGACTTGAAATGTTAGTATGTCAGCTTTTAATACAGGACTGGATACACGTGTACTCTTAAGTCTCACAAATATTCAGGAATGCATTGATCAATATATCCcattgtatgtttttattttcataaacatttaCCATCAAACAGTGCAGGTAATAGCCGTCTACATTTACGCttcatataacatacattaatATTCATCATCgaattaaaattacatttatatatgtcctttttatgtttaaattgcTGATTCGACAATCATGTAGCTGGCAATGAGGataatatttcttgtttgtttagCGGAACGTTTAAAGTGCTCTCGCCTATTATGGTTTTGTTTTAAGgtagtaatatttatatatgatttcATGATTAATGATGATTTTACTCATTGATTTGTGACATTCTATTCtgtcatttatatgaaattaattgATGCTATTaagatgatatattttattgcagCACGCAAACATGCATGTCATACTGTTTATCAATTCCTTGTAACacatttgttttctttacaaTTCTAGATGCCAAAAGACGTGAACAAGCTGCATTGTTTGGGAAACACCAACCTCCAAAGAAGAGGAGAAAATCAAGAACGGCTTTCACAAACCAACAAATATATGAACTAGAAAAGAGGTTTTTGTACCAGAAGTATTTAACACCCGCTGATAGAGACGAAATTGCTCAAACTCTTGGTTTGACAAATGCACAAGTTATAACATGGTTCCAGAACAGGCGTGCAAAACTTAAACGTGATCTCGAAGAGCTTAAAAATGACGTCGTTCATTCAAACATTGACTGTACCGAGGACACCGATCGGCGAGATAGTGACTTGGACAGTGAATCAGAACCTTCTCCAGCAAAATTATCCAAGAGTTGCTTGGACAGTGATCAGGACAATTCCGAAAAGGAAAACACGTGTTTATCGGATAGGGAAAATAACAATAATTCTGACACAGAACATGAAGCAGTGATGTCATAGCTAAgatgaaaaaatgtatttaatgtgATAATGTTCGTCCCATGTTTAGTCTCTTACATGGTTGATATattctaaatatatattgatcGTGCAAGTGACTATGGCAACCTATATTATATCCTGTCTCTATAAGAGATACAACCAAAGGGTAAAACCCGCCTTTATAGACTATGACGTAGCATTACGTCATAATCCTTTACGACGTCTTGTGCTTGCAATCCTTGCATATACATTAAACACCTTCATCGTTGCCAGTGTATATTGATCGTCGGTCCAATTGGCCTCGCTTGGAAGGCATCTAAGCGTTTCTTTAACCTTGATTTGTCGGGTGTCAGTGACTATTATTGTATACAGCACCACCTCTTGTATAGATAAAGGATATATGTAGTATGATAATTACACGTTCGTTAGTCCCCCGTTAATATAACGCGTTATTTTCCCTTGAAAACAGACGCTGTGTGTTCAGGTTCGTTAAATGACATAGGTAATAACTATGTATTCTTGGATTGAACAAACTTCCGTACCATATTTGAATCAGTTGTATTATTATAAATCTGTCTTTAACTTCGAAATTTCTGATTACACGCTAATTTTGATCAATATATTTAGCGTACACAGCGCATAAGTGAGTAAGCGCGTCAATCAAAAGTACAATCATCATTTGGCACAATAGTTTAAATGCGAAAAGAGTAGAAATAAGTCATCACTTGAAACATTGAACTGATCCTTCAATGACTATTTCATCTTCTCAATACTCGCCCGAATGTCTGTATGAACAACTGACGATAATCTATGAATTACGATAAATTTACAAATGCTGATTAGAGAACCTGGCTGTCAATCTATTTTCCCGCACCAGTCTCGAACTCCAAAttcttatattttgttttgcagAAAATATGCCTCACATATATGAGAATAAAAATAGTTACATTGTTCAAgtgaaaatactttttttttcttttaaattattcTTACCTCATGAAAAATTCTGTTTGAACATAATCATCGTTTTTTTTAATCGATTGCACagtatttaaaattttactACCGAATAATTTGATTGCGGAATAAAACATCTATTCATTATAAATGCGGAGTTTTAAAGTCAATTATAAACAGTATTATTTGTATTATGCATTTTTTCTGCATTGTCCTTTCTGCCTTAAGAAACAACATCTGAAACAATTTGATATCGCAAAAGGAATAAATGTACTACGTGTAATTCATTGTAATTATCGAACA
This region includes:
- the LOC117339462 gene encoding transcription factor LBX1-like; amino-acid sequence: MKIMSTSSGISDSEDSCKDQYEPIRKLAMVQLQPPRNPNKPFTSFAIKDILGSSNNNNNNNVQHRNLHFNNAINSRIVRPWDTRSSPGRDSELSSDAEEEEINVDDDDQIPSLKTVSPLDALMEMANKTFEGLETADAADAKRREQAALFGKHQPPKKRRKSRTAFTNQQIYELEKRFLYQKYLTPADRDEIAQTLGLTNAQVITWFQNRRAKLKRDLEELKNDVVHSNIDCTEDTDRRDSDLDSESEPSPAKLSKSCLDSDQDNSEKENTCLSDRENNNNSDTEHEAVMS